From Suricata suricatta isolate VVHF042 chromosome 1, meerkat_22Aug2017_6uvM2_HiC, whole genome shotgun sequence, a single genomic window includes:
- the CPEB2 gene encoding cytoplasmic polyadenylation element-binding protein 2 isoform X3: protein MLNARSYGRRRGRSSLFPIDDGLLDDGHNDQVGVLNSPTCYSAHQNGERIERFSRKVFVGGLPPDIDEDEITASFRRFGPLVVDWPHKAESKSYFPPKGYAFLLFQEESSVQALIDACIEEDGKLYLCVSSPTIKDKPVQIRPWNLSDSDFVMDGSQPLDPRKTIFVGGVPRPLRAVELAMIMDRLYGGVCYAGIDTDPELKYPKGAGRVAFSNQQSYIAAISARFVQLQHGDIDKRVEVKPYVLDDQMCDECQGARCGGKFAPFFCANVTCLQYYCEFCWANIHSRAGREFHKPLVKEGADRPRQIHFRWN, encoded by the exons CAAGGAGTTATGGGCGAAGACGAG GTCGTTCTTCCCTCTTTCCAATAGATGATGGTCTCCTTGATGATGGTCATAATGATCAAGTTGGGGTTTTAAATTCTCCCACATGTTACTCAGCTCATCAAAATGGAGAACGAATAGAACGCTTCTCTCGAAAAGTTTTTGTTGGTGGTCTTCCCCCGGATATTGATGAAG atgaaataacTGCTAGCTTCAGAAGATTTGGGCCTTTGGTAGTGGATTGGCCTCATAAAGCAGAAAGCAAGTCCTATTTTCCACCAAAAG GCTATGCATTCCTTCTCTTTCAAGAAGAGAGCTCAGTTCAGGCACTAATTGATGCTTGTATTGAAGAAGATGGAAAACTCTATCTGTGTGTTTCCAGCCCCACCATCAAGGACAAGCCA GTTCAGATCCGTCCTTGGAATTTAAGTGACAGTGATTTTGTGATGGATGGTTCTCAGCCTTTGGATCCTCGAAAAACAATTTTCGTTGGAGGTGTTCCTAGGCCATTAAGGGCTG tggaACTTGCTATGATCATGGACAGGCTGTACGGTGGAGTTTGTTATGCAGGAATTGACACAGATCCTGAGCTAAAATACCCAAAAGGTGCTGGTCGAGTTGCTTTCTCCAATCAGCAGAGCTATATTGCTGCCATCAGTGCTCGGTTCGTTCAGCTGCAGCATGGGGATATCGATAAACGC GTGGAGGTGAAGCCATATGTGCTAGATGACCAGATGTGTGATGAATGCCAGGGCGCGCGCTGTGGTGGAAAATTTGCTCCCTTTTTCTGTGCCAATGTCACTTGCCTGCAGTATTACTGTGAGTTTTGTTGGGCAAACATCCACTCTCGCGCAGGACGGGAGTTCCACAAGCCATTGGTAAAGGAAGGTGCTGATCGCCCACGTCAGATCCACTTCCGCTGGAACTGA